In the genome of Jaculus jaculus isolate mJacJac1 chromosome 11, mJacJac1.mat.Y.cur, whole genome shotgun sequence, the window TTGTATATGGCCTCAGTCCCACTCTCATGCTTTGCTTCTaggcagtggggaagggggatGCAGGCATACCAGGCAGGACACAACTGGTCCTGTCTCCTGTTCACAGTGACTCAGTAGGGGTGGGGTAACATTTACAAACTGTGGCCATTTGTTGGGGGTCTGCTGCCTCCAGAGTAGATCCTGCACACACAGCTTAGGCTGTCGGGCCTCTCTGGGTCTGAGACTACCTGTCTTGCTTCTCCAAGCCTGTGGTCTGGTCTCTGTTGTTCCCAGTGGCCTGGCTCTGGGTGGAATCCCCTTGGCTTTGTAGTGATGTAGTGGCATTGGCACACAGGGCCCTCTCAGTGTCCTGGCAGTGTCTGGAGCCCACTGTTAAACAAGGCAAGAATTCACACCAGCCACAGTGGGCTTCCTGGAAGCCTCTCCCATGGGCACTCAGAGCAGGACCCGTGTAGGCCCTTGTGTGTGCTAGCTCCCTGGCTTTGTCCCTTGGGGCTTGTGGTCTAGTCCCGTTTTTCAGATGAAGAGACTGAGGCACGGGCTACCCTGGTATTCATGGGACTGGTGGAAAAGATGATCCAGCCACATGCTGCTCCTCATCTACACGGCTCCCATCATGGCAGGtgggccatggctgctgccctgTGGCCTCCATTCCTGGTATACCAGCTCTTCCTCTTTGGCAGAGAGTGGGCAGCAAGTCAGGGGTGTACGGAGCAGGAGTAGGACCAGCTGCCCAGTAATTAAGACTCTGCCAGCTGTCAGCAGCTGCCATCTGTGTCCTCTGGGGCTAGTTTGTTCTGGGCAGAGCAGGCGGCCTAAAAGGGCAGGTACAGTGTCCCCTGCCCTCTGAGATGGGCCAAGTTGCCTCTTAGGGACAGTGGAGAccatgtgcctcagtttctccctgTCAGTGTGTCACAAACCCTGCTGTCACCATCATTTTAGTGGTGTTGATGGTTTGTGCTCATGCTGGGCCTCAGCTTTCTCAGCTGTGCCGGGGAGTGGCTGTCAGCTCCCACGGCACCGCCGCGCCTGCAGAGGCGCTGTGCAATGGCAGTGGGGCTCATAGTCACCCTTTGCTTTCCGGGCTATGAAGGAGCATCCCATGCCTGAGGAGGAGTGGCCTCAGTTGGGCCTCGCAGGACTTTCACGAGTGGGCAAAGGTTCTGTGAGTGGCCCTGGTGAGGGTGGAGCCTAGTGACAGGCTGACAGGGTCTTTGGCTGAATGCTCTtgaattctgtgtgtgtgcatggtgtatatgtgtgctgtgtgcggtgtgtggtgtgtatgtagcatggtgcatgtgcgtgtgtgtgtccagGAGTCATGGTCGCAGTGATTGTGAGGACTTTGCCAGAACACAATCGTTATCAGCTGAGCAGGCTCCTCAGTGTCCCAAGAGCTCCTCATCCTCATGTTATCTACTGCAATGTTACTGTGGCCCCCAAGCATGGCAACTATTCCATTTCTTATAGTTCTGAGGGTCAGGGATCTGGGTAGGGCCCAGCAAGACAGCTTTTCTCTGCTCCACCAGGTGCTGACTGGGTCACTTGGGTAGAGGCACTGGCTGGGACTTCGGAAGTCAGCATGGTGGTTGGGGCTGGTGGTTGGCAGGGAACTGCAGTCCGTCTGTCTGGTAGTGTAGCCCAGGCTTCTTCACAGAGTAACTGGGTTCAAGAGGGCAAAAGTGGGTGCTGCCAGACCCCTAAATGGCCTCAGCCTAGAAATGGAAGAGTGTTACCTCTGCCACTTTAGACCACTCAGAGGAAACCTCAGGCTGGCTggatgccggggggggggggggggggggggaagagaagcTAGCCTATCTGGATGGGCAATTGTGCtcagggcagagaggaagggTGGTGGGGAGCTGGGCCAGCCCCACCCTTCCTAGAAGCACAGCTGGCTGTTGAGCAGTGCTGAGAAGGCCCCTGCGGGCGTCTTTCCACCCACATCTATGTGTGGCTTCTTTAGCTGTGGCACTGGAGGCTCTGTCTCAAGGTCTGGGGTCTGGGACACAGATAAGATGAAGAACATCTCAGGGTGAACTGACAACTTATTGAGATGAGGTTTGGGGACAGGGCCAGGAATGACATCATAAAAGGGGATGCCATGTCTTAAGGCTGATGGACATTGTGGTAGGCTAAGGAGTGTGGCTAGACAAGGTGGCTACCTCCTAGGGAGGCTATCATCCAGGGGGCTCTGGATAGTCCCTAGATCCTTAGTAGGTGAGAAAATATGAGGGGACATGGTAGAAGAGGGAACCTGTAAGTGTTGTGTCCTCAGAAAGCATTACCCCTAGGCTTTGAGGGACTAGGCAGACAAGCCCTTGGAGATGGGTATGGCTTGTGGGGGTCATAAATGGGGTGGTTGGTGGGGATGTCAAGTGGGCATTGGGGGCCCAGGCTGGTGGTTGTTGGCTGTCCAGCTGACCACGCGTCTTCTAGGGAGCGTGACACTCCGCAGACGCCCCAGTGGAATGCAGTGCCGGCTCCACTCCCTTCGGTAATGTGGTTTTTTATAGTCGGGGGACTGATTGTCCCTCAGCCTCTGCCAGCTGTCTGTAAGCTCAGGATTAGAGGCCTGGCCTTTTGTGAGAGCTGGGGCCAGACTGGCTGAGCCCTGTATTGGATGGGTGGTAGATGGGGACAGAGAACAACCATGGGATGTATCGTGCAAGCTGGTCAGAAGATGATGGCTGGAATGACAGAAAATGCACTACCCTCTGGCTAAGGCCATGGTACTATGCTTGCCCAGCCCAGCGCAGCCCAGCCCACAGGACCCGTCCACCTAAAAGGGCTTGTCTGGTCCTCTCTGTGGCCTTGTGGGTGGGCACCAGGGTAGACATTAGCTTCTGTTCCACATCCACCTCTGCTCTCGTAGCCCTTTGCCCAGAGTGAAACCAGTTCTTTAGTGCCAGTCCCAGGTGGGCCCCCTGACCTAGGCTTCAGCCCATCTCTCAGCTTTGACCACACACAAGAAGATTGTCTCTCTTTTGCCCTCATTTTGCTCATCTCTAAAGCAAGAATGATTTTGCTTTGGGACATTACCTGGAGCTTCCATAGTCACAGGTGCTGTGTACTCCAGGTTACACCCAGGGAGACAGTAGCCTTCATGTTATGGAATCCATGGCTTCAGGTTGGTGAAAATGGACTGTGATAGGAGGCAGAGCAATTGGCATGGGGCCGTCTCTGTCCTCGGCCCTTTCACCAGCCACACAGAGCGGCCTCTGCAAGTCCTCCTCCTGCTCTGccccttcctgcctttctttggGCAATGGCAGAGGCCTGGAGCAGGGAGAGATTCTTGTGTGCTGACGAGGTGCTGAGTGTCCCCCCTCCAGCCTTGGCTCAGCAAGTGGGCACAGCCAGCCTGGCCTCCCATTCACGCAGCCAGGGAGGGATTTCATTCACCCTTGGATGGGGCTCAGACCTAGTGGGAGGGCCAGCCAGGTGCCTGGTGGCACATGGCCTGGGGGCACCCTCCTTGCTGACTTCTTGCTGGGCTTCTCCTGGGTCTGgagctccctccccctccccccccagtaaTCCTGCACTGATGGCACGCAGATTCTTCCTTCTGCTGAGTGGGCAGAACGGGTGGAGCCATTCCTGGAATGTGCCCATGACCTCAAGGGTACACCTTTACCCTGTGACCTCCAGGAAGAGGGATGTCACTTAAAATATAGAGAACATTGTGTTGGTCAGAGTGATGGCTGATCATTTGTGAAGTGGGTACAACAGACTGTACCACAAATTGGACAGACATTCACAGGTAATTCACCAGAGTCCCAGGTCAGTCAGTCCCGTTGTGACTGATGTCAGTGATGGCCATGCTGAGATGGGAGCCCGAGTTCCTGAGGACCTGAGGGAGCCATCCAGACCCGCCTCACCTGTGTGCAGCACagaggggtgggtgggtgggggatgcATTGGTACTCTGGAGCAGATGAGCAGCTGGAATCCTGGCAGGCAGAGGCCATAGCATGTCTGCCTGCTGCTAGGGCTTGTGTGCGCCTGTCCATGGAAGTTCCGTGTGTGGGGCCAGAGACCATCCTTGGTAGAAGTCTCAGACAGTGTAGTCAGGACAGGATGCTCTTGTGAAGTGTGGGACCACTATGTTCTGGCCATGCCATGTGGCGTGGGAAGTGTGACCTGGGAGGGGCACATAGATAGCACTGTGCCACGGTTTGCCCTGCTAGTCCCCAGGCACTGCTGAAGGGGCAATGCTTAACCCAGTGCCTCAGGGACAAACTGCTGCAAGTGGAGGACATCACTCCTTTAGGCTTGGTCCAGGGGTACTGGGGTGCTGTGAACTAGGCACCCTGACTGCCTTGGCAGATTCCATGGCTGTGTGGAGTGGAGAAAGCATATAGGGAGTCTGGGGCTCTAAAGACGTGGCTTCATGGGGAGGTGTGTTGGATCATAAGGATTTGGGCTGGAGTTTGCTCACTTTTCCCGTACCATACCCTGGAGCCTGGCTGCTACTCTGGGGATCCTTCTAACCTGCCCTAGTGCTGGGTTcacttctgtgtctctgtctttctacAGGGGCTGGGGTCTTCTTCTTGTCCTCAGCTGAGGGGGAGCAGATCAGCTTCCTGTTTGACTGCATCGTCAGAGGCATTTCCCCAACCAAGGGCCCCTTTGGGCTTCGGCCGGTTCTCCCAGGTGTGTATGAGGATAAGGTAGGGAGGGTGCGCTGGGAACTCGTGGTTTGTTTCACCACCCCTGTGAGGTGGCTGCTCTTTCCCACCCACAGCTAAGAATCCCGGAGCCTGCTGGCTTGGGAGTGTGATGCATCAGCCACTGAGCAGCCAGAGGCTTCCAAGGGAGTTAGCTGGCATGTTTCAGGCCTGGCTCTAATGTGTACCTCTTCTCTATGAGCCTGAGCTATCAGGACACTTGGGCCTGAGGCCTTCTAGCTGGTCCAGGCAAGCCATAGCTGCATGGGCTGGGCAGTAAGAAGCCTGAGGTCCTGGAGGATCTGAGCTCCATGAAGGGCCTGGTCCCAGGTCACTGGCACGAGGGCAGCTGGTCTGACTCCCGCTGAGTGTCAGGACCATGGTGTCTGGTGGAAGTTTTCAGGCTGCCTCATGAGGTCGCTTCACAAGGTGGATGTGAGTGGGGGTCTCAGGATGCATTTGAAGTACACCCCTCTTTAGTGTGCCTCTTGTCCCACCCCAACCCCCTGCTGTGGCCATGGAACCTTACTTTAGGAGTTCTTGGTCAGCTAAGCTGCTGTATCTAACAGGTTCATGGCCTGGACATTGAGGGACCTCCAACTGTCCTAGAAATCCTTCTGCCAGGACCTGAGCTGGGGTCTCATACGGAAGGTCTCCAGTGAGAACATGGTCTAGATGTGGCCACATGTCAGCAGTAATAGATCCCACACACGTGGCTTGCAGCCATGGGAGGGCAAGGTGACAAATGATGAACCTTCTACACCAGCTTCCCAACCTCAGAGCAGCGAGTGGGACAGCTGCTGGAGAGGTTGAGGCTCATTGCCTGCTCTGTTGGATGGTGCAGCAGCGCCCTCTGCTGGAACATTTCTGCTTTGCAACTGCAGTTGTACATAGAAATTACAAAGGCATGGTGGACCATGTATTTCTCCCAGTTATACTGGGCCTGGGGTAATTCGGCTCCCTTTAACGGGCAATTGGTGCAAGTGTTGTTGGGCATAGCATTGTTCAGAGAACCCTGGAAATGAGATGCGCCCTACCACAGGCCCCTGTCCCCTGGTGTCCCCAGGCAGGGCCATTGGTGATGGCTGGTGGGTGGTTTGGTTCATTGGAAGTCACAGGTTGTCCTTGTCAGATCATGTAGGAGTGTTTAAACAACCCGATCAGGCCCTGGACCCCCACCAGGGGTGCTCTGCAGTAGTTGCCTCCCAGACGTCCTGTCCAGGTGGGGAGCCAGGGGCTTGGCTCACCCTGATGTCCTAGGCACACGTGGGCATTGCATTCCACAGCTCTGCGGGGTAGACCCTGCAAGAAGATAtataggctggcaggctttgtccTTTATGCTTGGCTGGCATGACATCAAAGTCCCAAGGTTGTGGGGAGGTGGCCCCTGGGGTGCATCACGATTGGGAAGCAACCTCACTCTGCAGGCTTTCTAGTATTCTCTTGGGCTGACCCTCGCTGCTGCTGAATCCTCCTTTGCAGACAGGACGAGGGGCTTGGGCACGAGTGCAGGGGCTGGAGTCGATCAGCATCTTGCTGCCCACCTGCTTCAAGATGGACATGAGCCAGAGGTCATGTCCTGCTGTCACGAAGGGCCACTGTCTGAACCCTCTGTAGAGCCTGCCTATTAGGTCCCTAACTCTGTGATGTCACTGTGCTGTCCGAAACCTGTCCTTGACTGTGGCCAGGAGTGGTGCCTTTGTCCTGCTCactggaaggtgtgtgtgtgtgtgtgtgtgtgtgtgtgagagagagagagagagagagagagaggagcgtcATTACAGAGCTGTCAGGTCTGATGCATAGAGCACTTTGGCTTTCAGGAGTCCTGGCTGGGGGGTGGCTGAGTGGGCTGTCTGTGGGGGTTGTGGCCTTGggagagtggctggaggctcggCATAGGCCTTGCCTATCTGCACACTTGCAGCTGAGGGAATGAGGAAGCTAGAAACCAACCACAGAAGCCTCCCTGTTGGTGGAACTTCGCTGTGTGCTCGGAAGTGTTTCTGGGGGCGACTTCTCTAGATGGCGGTGGACATGGAGGGGTGGGGAAGCAGGGTCTGCTGCCTGCGTCCTGGTGGCCTCTCAGCCCAGTGTCCATATCACCAAGTACTTCCGGCAGGCCGTGGGTGCCCAGCTGGTGCATGAGAGAATAGAGTAGCAAGCCCCATGAGGCTTTATGTCCTCCAGAACTGACACCAACAAAGATATGGCTCAGGGTGGCAGATGCTGAGGATCAGCAAAGGACTCCACCCAGCCCGAAGCAGCAGGAGCTGCAGGACTAGAGTGGCATTTTACTGAGACCAAAGGGGAACCTGTGGGAAGTGGGTATGGTGAGTCAGGGGTGAGCTAACCTCTCCTGGGTCAGGGACCAAGGAGGTGCTGACTATCAGCGAGAGAACACTGCAACtttgtggaggtggggaggggccCAGCTGTTTTAGTTGGGACATGGatcagggctgggcagatggggGGGTCTTGGCAGGTGGCTTGGGTATCTTGAGCTTGGTGCATAGAACCTGGGCTGAGGTGGGAAGGGCTGGCCTGATCCATGAGCCCCTTGTGATGGGGCTGGGCCAGGGTGCACGTGGCTCTGAAGGCAGTGGACTCATCGGATGTCCTGGCAGTGTGGGGTGGGGGCTGCAGGTGGGGGCCTCACTgacccttctctctgcttcaGACCCAAGCCCTGGCGGGGCCTCGGCCTTGGCCTCAGAGGAGCGCGTGGCCCAGGAAGCGCTGGAAGCCCTGCAGCTGGAGAAGCGGCTCAGTCTGCTCTCCCACCCCGGCCGGCCGGGCAGCGGAGGTAGGACcggtgtcagcctgggctgcgcTGCAAGGCCTTACTAGAAGGCCACCTGCCTGCCTCTCTGCTCAGGCTGCGGGAGTGTCTTTGCACACACATTTTCCCCTCACCCATTCTGTGCATGCAGCTGTCCATCCTTCCACCCTGCCTCCTGCTCATTCCTCCTTGTCTCCAtccatccgtccgtccgtccatccatccatccacccacccttACTCATTCGTGCCTTCTCTCTTCATTCATCCACATGCTATCCCACACACATGTATTAAGTGCTGACAGAAGGCTCTGATGGGAAGTGCAAGCTGGGAGGAATTCTTTTCCACCCACTAGCCATATGGCCTGAGCAAGGCTCCTGGGCTTTAGTTTTACTGTCTGTGTTCTGACAAAAAGCTCACAGCTGATGGAGCTGGCTGCCCAGGAGCAGAGTCCCCTCCTCAACTACTGTCATAGAAGATGGATGGAGGGGGCTGAAAGCCCAGCCAGTGGCAGCTGCGGCTGCAGGATCGTAGCTGGTTTGGCAGCCAGAGCATGGGAACTCTGCTGCTCCTACCAGTACCCTTTTGTGCCTGACCTCCCAGAGATACACAGTGGGACAGTGGTCACTCCTCCTGAGTAAcgcccccctccccagcccagaaacagGAAATCTAGAATTTGCAATGAGCTGTCTTACCTTCTTGTGGATTCACTGTGGTTTCCATTCAGGAGCCTGGAAAGCGGATGGGGCAACCAAAGATTAGCATGGTTTTTCATGCTCACAGCGTGAGGGGAAACAGGGACCTGACAGGGTAGGAGGGCAGTGAGGCAGGCCTCGAATCCTAGGCATGTTCCTGTTCCTAAGAGGCTCGTGGTGCAGTGGGGCAGGGGAGGCCAGAATGGAGAAAATGATTTCAGAATATGGTGCAGGCCAGCTGGGCAGTCAGGTGTGTGGTATGATGCTGGGGAAGGATAAATTGCCCCAGGTCTTGGCTTGGGAGCAGTTTACAGCTCTATGGTACGGAAGTGCCAGAGGCTGCAAAGAGGGACTTGTCCAGCCCATATTTTAGGAGATGCCTGTTGCAGGGGTGGACTGTAGGGCGGGAGGCCAGGAGGCCAAGTGGAGAGGATCAAGCTAGAACCAAAGTGATGGCCAAGGGAGAGGGCAGGGCTCTAGGGGGGGCTGACATTGAGAgaggaatgggggctggagagatggttcagtagttaaagatggcaaagcttaacaacccaggtttgattcctgagtacccacgtaaagcccgtTACAaaagggttgcatgcatctggagttcgtttgtagaaaGAGGAATGGGCCATGGGTGGGGTGAGACAGGGCTGACCTGGGGATCTTGGCTTTCTGCTCCAGCCTCCAGGcctgggggttggggaggggcTGTGACAGTGCCGTCACGGGAGTCCCCAGCAGCCTCAGCTTCTGCTTTCATCTCAGGGGACGACCGCAGTGTATCCAGCACCTCTTCTGAGGCGAGCCACTCGGACATCAGCGCCAGCAGCCGGCTCACTGTGTGGCCGGAGCAGTCCTCATCCTCGGCTGGCACATCACAGGAGGGGCCTGGGCTAGTGGCTGCCCAAGCCCCAGGGGGAGCTGTGCTGGGGCCCTCAAGGCCTCCCCTCAAGCCTCTGCGGCCCCGGCAGCTGCAGGAGGTCGGCCGCCAGAGCTCCTCTGACAGCGGCATCGCCACCGGCAGCCACTCCTCCTACTCGGGCAGCTTTTCGTCCTATGCTGGCAGCAGCGTGGACGTGTGGCGGGGTGGAGAGGAGTTCGGCTCCATGCTCAGCCTGCCCCCAGGGGCCAGCGCATCTGAGCCCAGCCTGTGTGCCTGCCCACCAGGGGCTGCTGAGTACCAGGTCCCCACCTCACTGCGGCACCACTATGACACACCTCGCAGCCTGCGCCAGGCCCCCAGAGACCCAAGCCTGGCCTCACAGGGCAGCTCTGACCACAGTGCAACCGCGGACTTGGGTGGCCAGATGCCCACTGAGTGTACCTCCAGTTGGCTGGGTGCAAGACGGCCAGGACAGGCAATGGAGGCCCCAGGCGGCGAGGCCACGCTGCCCAGCCCATCCCCTGGCGAGCCCTGGGAAGCAGGCGGCCCCCACGCCGGGCCTCCAGCTTTCTTTTCGTCGTGCCCAGCCTGTGGCGGACTCAAGGTAAAGCCCCCTCCCTGAGATGGCAGGCTGGCATTGCCACTGTGGGCTGGATGCCGCCCCTCTGCACGGGAGAGGAGGGTGTAGGCCTCTGCAGACGGGatgctctgtgctgtttttttcAGAAGCCACTGGTGTTCTATAGAGAGACCCTCGGGTAGGGCAACAGTCATAGGTTTGTCCTCCCCGAGGTGAGTGCTGTGGCCGTCAGTGCAGGAGCCCAGGTAGGTTGGGATCAGTACAGCCTCAGGCCCAGCTTCTCCAGCCTTGTCTGCTCACCCCAAGGATCAGGCAGAAAGGACTTGGAGGCGCTGTGCTGAGGGCTGGAATTCTCCATGGGCCAGGCCTCATTCTGCTCTACTGCCTGGGGCCTGGCTGACCGACCCTCCCTGTCATTCCCGGTTATCTCTGCAGTACACAGACACAGCTCCCATCAATAATGACCCGCCACAGCCACTCTGACCCCCTGCTCCGTGAGCCTGCAGCTCCATACACACGGCTGCCTAGGTGCTATGCGTGGTCAGCAGTACGTGTTCAGTCGGCCGCTCCTCCTGCTCTGATACATAACCTGACACACATGGGCACGGTGGGCGTCCCAGCCCACAGGGAGGAAACTGATGCTCAGGAGGCTCCATGACTTGTGGGGTCTGCATCCTCAGACTAGCCTTCTGGGCTCCTGGAGGGCTCTGGCAGGCTGGGCAGAGGTGAGTGGAGCCCTGAGTCCGAGTTGACCCAGGCTCCTGAGGTGAGAAAGCTCCTGCCAGTGCTTGCTTCCTTGTGCCCCTTGTTGGGACCAGGAAGCTGGTGGTTAGAGCCAGGCAGAGGGAATCAGGGCTCCACTGGCATTTGGAGGGCTCTGGCCCTGACCACAATTCACCCCAGCTTCGTGCTTGGACACTACCTATCTCAGGCCATGTGCTCTCCTGAATGGAGCTGCTGTGCTTCCCAGAGTCAGAAGGGCCGTGTGTGGCTGTGCCTACCCCTTCTGCATCCCTTGACTGGCCCCGTCGTGCATTTCTGCAGTTGCCCACCTGGCAGGCTAGCTTACCTGTGACTGCCTTGACTTGGGTCTGCACTGTTGACCGACCATGTTGTTACTCTATCACATTTTTAAAACCGTGACTGTTTGTAATACATTCTTAGACTGGAAATAAAGTTCTCTTTTCTTACTGCCTTGTGTTGTTTCATTTGGCCTGTCTCCCTGCCAGCCCCTTGCCTGGAACGGAAGCCCCAGGGTCCCGGTCCTCAGCCTGTGGACCACAGACAACAGCCTGACACCTGAGTGTTGTGCAGATGGAAGGAGGAGAGCTGGCTCTGAGTGGCTCAGGGGATGGGTGGTGTGGTTTGCATGTGTTCTGTGTGTAGAGTCTGTGCTAGGTGTGGTGTGTGGTCCCACAGGCTCAGGCATAGGGTGGCTCATGCACAGGTGAGGGAGTGCTTTGTCTCCTGGCTGTGAAGGGCTGGCTCTGAGCTCCACTCACCCCTACTCAACCTGGTTCATCTTCTTTGTGCCGAGGCCGAGCTTCAGGGAGTTCCTTCCTGGGAGGCTGCTGTGCCCTGCCTGTCCATTTTCATCTTTGCCCACAGCCCCATTAGAAGCTGGCatgaggggtggggggtgggggcttgCTTTCATCAAGCTGGTATGTGGGGTTTGGGCTCAGCCACATCCACTACCTGCTGGTTGGGTAGCCACACAAGTCACTTGTacctccctgagcctcagtttcctcctccatACGTAGGGTAACCATGCCCCCTCATGGGCTGCCTTGAGGGTCTgatgagtctgtgtgtgtgtgtggcatgtgtcttTTCACAGGAAGCAGCCAGGTATTCTTCTAGCAGAAGCACCCAGGCTACAGCTCCTGGGGCCAGGGAGCCAGTGGGAGAGAATGTAGGGCGAGGCCCTGCTTTGACCAGAACTCGTTATCTGTTCTCTGCACTTGATCCCCTGGATCTGTCCTTGTGGTGGGCAGAAATGGGCACCTAGGTCAGGAGGGAGGGCAAGGTTGGAGCCAGGTTGCTGGGGCCTCTAAGTTTGTCCTCCATCTGAGAAAAGCTGGCTTGGGCCAGGAGTCCTCACACATAAGAGGAAGGGACCTCTACCCACCAATGCCTTCGGGGACTGTGGCATCTCGTGTGATGGACTGGCTTAGGAGAACAAGGCCCAAGATGGCCTTTTCCTAGAGACCTTTCCCTTACTGGTCTTCTCAGTGTGTGGTGGGTGTGCCCTCTCATTTGGCTATCACAACGCTCTGCCTACTGTGCAGTTGCGGCAgcccagggccctcagccatGACTAATCTCATGGGACTGGGTGGTTGGTAGAATGGAGGCTTCCCTTCAGGCCAGAGACCTGAAGATGGGCAGGCACTGCCTCTGTCCTTGCTTTCTTATGTGCAACTCCCTTTTCTGGTCACGTGTTCCTGAGTCCTTTGAGCTCCACTTAGGCTCAGGGTCTGGATTGTTCCTGTAACCCAGCCTTCCCTGAACAATTGCCTTCAGTGGGGCTGCTGAGGATTCGGCTAGCCCCTTGCTGGTTGACAAGGGTCCTTAGGGCATCAAAGAACCTTCAGAGACCTGTGTGTCTGACTCATTTCCTGGGTGCTGCTACACGCCCTGCCTGAATCCCCAGTCCCCGAGGCTCTGTTGTGGAAGACAGTGCACTCAGACTAGCCTGGCTTGCCGATGGACCTTCTTGGGCCTGTGACTACCGCCCTCAAGTCTGGCCTAGACCAGTGCTGGGGGACAGATCCTTCTGTATATCCCCCCTGAAAGGTCCCACTACCAAGTTGCCCCTCAGAGTCACCGTGGGGCTGTGATGCTTTTCATGGTCCCTGACTCCAGCCAGGCAGTTCCTGTAGGGTTCAGAACTTTGCATCGCTGAGTTGATCCTCCTCTAATTCCTCCCAGTTGGAGGCTGGAGGTTCCCAGGTACGAGACAATAGATGTGCTCAGCTGTGCTCCTAGCTCCCCCACCTGTCTATGCAGAAGCCTGGGGCTCCTCTGGGGTCAGATTCTGTTTGCAGGGTCAAAGACCTGGGGACACGTCATTCTATAGCTAGTGATTGCCTCTTTTCTCCCCGAGACTCCCATGCCGGCTCTCTGAGCCATGAGCTACTAGAGCACAGGCCAGAACACCAGGGCCAGAGAGTGAACACTGTGGCCATTGTGGGTCACAAAATCTGAGCTGAGCTGCTCAGTTCTGATGTGTGCCTTAGATGATGGGCAGTGGGTTCCAGTTAAAGCATAAGCATCAATTGGGTAGGAGTTGGCCTGGGGTCCCTTTGTTTGTCACCTATCTCAGAATGCCCCTATCCTCAAGTGCCCATGACACCATTGGGATGTCATGTTGAACTATTGCTAGCTGGGTGATCAGGACTGTGGAGTCAGGGAGcaaaagggctgggcatggtggcacacacctttaatcacagcattcaggaggcagaggtaggaggatggctgtgagtttgaggccagcctgagactatagagtgagtttcaggtcagcctgggccagagcaagaccctatctctaaaagtcagaaaaagaaaaaaagaaatcaaggaacaAAGGGGTCTGGAAGATACAGCATTGGTTCCCAGACTGTAGGTAACCCAGATCCACCAGGAATATGTCACTTTTGGGGTGACCATCCTGGTTCTTGGGGCCTAGTGGCGGGACAAGGGGAAGTGGAGTCCACACACTGAGCCCTGTTCTTTTTGGTCTAGGTTGCCACTGCTTCATCCCCTGGTCTCATGAGGACGTATCCAGGTAAGCACTTGGCTTTGGGCTCTAGTACCTACAGCGCAGCGCTGAGAACAGAGCCGGGGCCTGCAGCTGACAGCCCAGCCAGAAAGTCAGGTGCTGATGAGCAAAAGGTGAAGGCATGGAGTGAAATGGGTGCTGGAGGACCCCTGGTACAGTTGACAGGGTAGGGCAGTGAATCAAGCACAGGTGAATGGCTCTGTGGTGGTGGCCTGTCTAGGAGTGGCCAGTGGACAGCTGGGTCGTGGTCTGTAGTTCTAAAGTAACCTGGGGGGAGTGGTTCTTTCGTAACCTTAAGTGTAC includes:
- the Dok7 gene encoding protein Dok-7 isoform X1, which translates into the protein MTEAALVEGQVKLRDGKKWKSRWLVLRKPSPVADCLLMLVYKDKAERSKGLRERSGLTLEDICGLEPGLSYEGLAHTLAIICLSQAVMLGFDSREVMCAWDSRIRYALGEVHRFHVTVAPGTKLESGPATLHLCNDILVLARDVPPAVTGQWKLSDLRRYGAVPNGFIFEGGTRCGYWAGVFFLSSAEGEQISFLFDCIVRGISPTKGPFGLRPVLPDPSPGGASALASEERVAQEALEALQLEKRLSLLSHPGRPGSGGDDRSVSSTSSEASHSDISASSRLTVWPEQSSSSAGTSQEGPGLVAAQAPGGAVLGPSRPPLKPLRPRQLQEVGRQSSSDSGIATGSHSSYSGSFSSYAGSSVDVWRGGEEFGSMLSLPPGASASEPSLCACPPGAAEYQVPTSLRHHYDTPRSLRQAPRDPSLASQGSSDHSATADLGGQMPTECTSSWLGARRPGQAMEAPGGEATLPSPSPGEPWEAGGPHAGPPAFFSSCPACGGLKVATASSPGLMRTYPGSLGFTATESLGPESPHSETPTYVNIPISPSSRQQLHYMGLELPAARAGVRGARTSGYAQIDITAMETAHRVGAQHAQTREERLTELEKRRKGAP
- the Dok7 gene encoding protein Dok-7 isoform X2, which gives rise to MTEAALVEGQVKLRDGKKWKSRWLVLRKPSPVAGAGVFFLSSAEGEQISFLFDCIVRGISPTKGPFGLRPVLPDPSPGGASALASEERVAQEALEALQLEKRLSLLSHPGRPGSGGDDRSVSSTSSEASHSDISASSRLTVWPEQSSSSAGTSQEGPGLVAAQAPGGAVLGPSRPPLKPLRPRQLQEVGRQSSSDSGIATGSHSSYSGSFSSYAGSSVDVWRGGEEFGSMLSLPPGASASEPSLCACPPGAAEYQVPTSLRHHYDTPRSLRQAPRDPSLASQGSSDHSATADLGGQMPTECTSSWLGARRPGQAMEAPGGEATLPSPSPGEPWEAGGPHAGPPAFFSSCPACGGLKVKPPP